Proteins from a genomic interval of Xanthomonas sp. AM6:
- a CDS encoding cation:proton antiporter, translated as MALFESLMVLLLLSALFLQLARWVRVPYPTMLALAGALVAVLPWAPQIGIDPHLALVLFVAPAILSAAYDTSLHELRRHWAALVALALFAVLLTTAAVAWVGWAMAGLPLAAAIALGAIVAPPDAAAAQAVLASQGLPRRTMTVLQGESLFNDAVALLVFAAAVGSLRSETSAAALWRLGLAAPAGMLLGCLAGMLFVRLWRLWAGTLSSTILEFASTFAVWLLAERLHASPVLAVVAYAMWVARSAQRHQSARDRIHSFAVWDAAVFILNVIAFLLTGLQARAILLRLDRAGIFEALAFAATVFVVVVVVRIAWVMSYRQLLGRWVPPLRRSPAGTARTRLLVGWCGMRGILTLATAMSLPPLFPGRDLIVLSAFTVVLGTLIVQGATIAPLMRWLGIPKDTTLERDLSLGRAALAQARTRAVSHSAAQAASAEEVERAVVAAQRTALQRLLCDNRLPQDAFRILQEELDWRELSLTPHAERDISEA; from the coding sequence GTGGCCCTGTTCGAATCGCTGATGGTCCTGCTGCTGCTCTCGGCGCTGTTCCTGCAGCTGGCGCGTTGGGTACGCGTTCCCTATCCGACGATGCTGGCCCTGGCCGGGGCACTGGTGGCGGTGCTGCCATGGGCGCCGCAGATAGGCATCGACCCGCACCTGGCGCTGGTGCTGTTCGTGGCGCCGGCGATCCTGAGCGCCGCCTACGACACATCGCTCCACGAGCTTCGCCGCCATTGGGCCGCGCTCGTGGCGCTGGCCCTGTTCGCCGTACTGCTGACCACCGCCGCGGTGGCCTGGGTTGGATGGGCCATGGCCGGGTTGCCGTTGGCCGCGGCGATCGCGCTGGGGGCCATCGTCGCGCCGCCCGACGCGGCGGCGGCACAGGCGGTGCTGGCCAGCCAGGGCCTGCCCAGGCGCACGATGACGGTGCTCCAGGGCGAGAGCCTGTTCAACGATGCGGTGGCGCTGTTGGTGTTCGCCGCGGCGGTGGGCTCGCTGCGGTCCGAGACGTCCGCCGCGGCGCTGTGGCGGCTGGGCCTGGCCGCCCCTGCAGGCATGCTGCTGGGTTGCCTGGCCGGCATGCTGTTCGTGCGGCTGTGGCGCCTGTGGGCCGGTACGCTCAGTTCGACGATCCTGGAGTTCGCTTCCACGTTCGCCGTCTGGCTGCTCGCCGAACGATTGCACGCTTCGCCGGTGCTTGCGGTGGTGGCCTACGCGATGTGGGTCGCGCGTTCGGCGCAACGCCATCAGTCCGCGCGCGATCGCATCCACTCGTTCGCCGTCTGGGACGCGGCGGTCTTCATCCTCAATGTCATTGCATTTCTGCTCACGGGCCTACAGGCCCGCGCGATACTCCTGCGGCTGGACCGCGCCGGAATCTTCGAGGCGCTCGCTTTCGCGGCGACGGTGTTCGTCGTGGTCGTCGTGGTTCGCATCGCCTGGGTCATGAGCTATCGGCAGCTTCTGGGGCGCTGGGTGCCGCCGCTGCGGCGGTCGCCGGCCGGAACGGCGCGCACGCGCCTGCTGGTCGGATGGTGCGGCATGCGCGGCATCCTGACCTTGGCCACCGCGATGTCGCTGCCGCCGTTGTTCCCGGGCCGCGATCTGATCGTGCTGAGCGCGTTCACGGTGGTGCTGGGGACGTTGATCGTGCAGGGCGCGACGATCGCGCCGCTGATGCGCTGGCTCGGCATCCCGAAGGACACCACGCTCGAACGCGACCTGTCGCTCGGCCGCGCCGCCCTGGCGCAGGCCCGCACGCGTGCCGTCTCGCACAGTGCTGCCCAGGCCGCATCGGCCGAGGAGGTGGAGCGCGCGGTGGTGGCCGCGCAACGCACGGCACTGCAGCGCTTGCTGTGCGACAACCGGCTCCCGCAGGACGCGTTCCGGATCCTGCAGGAGGAGCTGGACTGGCGCGAGTTGAGCCTGACCCCGCACGCAGAGCGGGACATAAGCGAAGCCTAG
- a CDS encoding carboxymuconolactone decarboxylase family protein, with protein sequence MSNRSDRHAIGVATLNASTGSRRHAVVECPKGIAPGFAGWVVAFANGEVMAGPGLDKRARQIAAITALAALCIATARFKAHIDGVSKVGCTPRQIAEAIRQMAADAGFAAAIDGLAVARAAFAAPALSALQGAE encoded by the coding sequence ATGTCCAATCGCTCCGATCGCCATGCCATCGGCGTGGCAACTCTGAACGCCAGCACCGGCAGCCGCCGCCACGCCGTGGTCGAATGCCCGAAGGGCATCGCGCCGGGCTTCGCCGGCTGGGTCGTCGCGTTCGCGAACGGCGAGGTCATGGCCGGGCCAGGCCTGGACAAGCGGGCCCGGCAGATCGCAGCGATCACGGCGTTGGCCGCGCTCTGCATCGCGACGGCGCGGTTCAAGGCGCACATCGACGGTGTATCGAAGGTCGGCTGCACGCCACGCCAGATCGCCGAGGCGATCCGGCAGATGGCGGCGGATGCGGGCTTTGCCGCGGCGATCGATGGCCTGGCCGTGGCGAGGGCGGCGTTCGCCGCGCCCGCGCTATCAGCCTTGCAAGGCGCGGAGTAA
- a CDS encoding DUF1330 domain-containing protein — protein MPAYLIGNVEIHDEPAIAEYRRMALPLVEKFGGKAIAIDATPVLFEGNWAPRNMIMLEFPDLAAVRNLLASPEYAPLAALRQASAHTDLVAFGTD, from the coding sequence ATGCCTGCTTATCTGATTGGAAACGTCGAGATCCACGACGAACCCGCCATCGCCGAGTATCGCCGCATGGCACTGCCGCTGGTCGAGAAGTTCGGCGGCAAGGCGATCGCCATCGACGCCACACCGGTGCTCTTCGAAGGGAACTGGGCTCCGCGAAACATGATCATGCTCGAGTTTCCCGACCTGGCGGCGGTGCGGAATCTGCTGGCTTCGCCCGAGTACGCGCCGCTTGCGGCCTTGCGCCAGGCGAGCGCGCACACTGACCTGGTCGCCTTCGGCACCGACTGA
- a CDS encoding SDR family oxidoreductase — protein MNIPHASKVVLVTGASSGIGEATARCLARQGHRVVLGARRTDRLEALAAQLRDDGGQVTFRALDVTDMQEMRAFVAFAEATFGPVDVIVNNAGVMPLSPLNALKFDEWNRMIDVNVRGVLHGIAAVLPGMEARGRGHVVNVSSIGGHAVSPTAAVYCATKYAVRAISDGLRQETDKIRVTVVSPGVVESELADTISDASARDAMKAFRRIALQPEAIAAAIAYTIGQPDEVDVSELIVRPTASPY, from the coding sequence ATGAACATCCCTCACGCATCCAAGGTCGTCCTGGTCACCGGTGCCAGCAGCGGCATCGGCGAAGCGACAGCCCGTTGCCTGGCCCGGCAGGGCCACCGCGTGGTGCTCGGCGCACGCCGCACCGACCGGCTCGAAGCGCTCGCCGCGCAACTGCGCGACGACGGCGGGCAGGTCACGTTCCGTGCGTTGGACGTGACCGACATGCAGGAGATGCGCGCCTTCGTCGCGTTCGCGGAGGCCACGTTCGGCCCGGTCGATGTCATCGTCAACAACGCAGGCGTCATGCCGCTGTCGCCGTTGAACGCGCTCAAGTTCGATGAGTGGAACCGCATGATCGACGTGAACGTGCGCGGCGTGCTGCATGGCATCGCGGCGGTGCTGCCGGGCATGGAGGCGCGCGGCCGCGGCCATGTGGTCAACGTGTCCTCGATCGGCGGCCATGCGGTGTCCCCGACCGCGGCGGTGTACTGCGCCACCAAGTACGCGGTGCGCGCCATCTCTGATGGCCTGCGCCAGGAGACCGACAAGATCCGCGTCACGGTGGTGTCGCCGGGCGTGGTCGAGTCGGAACTGGCCGACACGATCTCCGACGCCAGCGCCCGCGATGCGATGAAGGCGTTCCGGCGGATCGCCCTGCAGCCGGAGGCCATCGCCGCCGCGATCGCCTACACGATCGGCCAGCCCGACGAGGTCGACGTGAGCGAGCTGATCGTGCGCCCTACCGCCAGTCCCTATTGA
- a CDS encoding AraC family transcriptional regulator produces MANPSPSAAAFDRQARMVDLIDRLAVREGYTQSHLDGVTLMRSNRPLERIAALYEPSIVIVAQGRKRGFHGGQTYVYDAQHYLVLAVPLPFEIETEASPQEPMLGIALRIDPTMTAELALAVDEGRPHSATAPHTLYATPIDERIADATVRLLEALSDPTEARLLGPGVVRELTFRVLASEQGGGLRAALTHGGHFGRIAKALRRIHSQYDRDLDVATLANEASMSVPAFHAHFKAVTATSPIQYIKAMRLHQARLLMIRGGLTALTASERVGYESASQFSREFKRMFGRSPLEEARHLKDVLNLSSPARPGTAQARTLSS; encoded by the coding sequence ATGGCCAACCCCTCCCCTTCCGCGGCCGCATTCGACCGCCAGGCGCGGATGGTCGACCTGATCGATCGGCTCGCCGTCCGCGAGGGCTACACCCAGTCGCATCTCGATGGCGTCACCCTGATGCGCTCCAACCGACCGCTGGAGCGCATCGCCGCGCTGTACGAGCCGAGCATCGTGATCGTGGCGCAGGGCCGCAAACGCGGCTTCCATGGCGGCCAGACCTACGTGTACGACGCACAGCACTATCTGGTGCTCGCCGTACCGCTGCCGTTCGAGATCGAGACCGAGGCGAGCCCGCAGGAGCCGATGCTGGGCATCGCGCTGCGCATCGATCCAACCATGACGGCCGAGCTGGCGCTGGCCGTGGACGAAGGCCGGCCGCACAGCGCCACGGCGCCTCACACCCTGTATGCCACCCCCATCGACGAGCGCATCGCCGACGCGACGGTGCGGCTGCTGGAGGCCTTGTCGGATCCGACCGAAGCCCGATTGCTGGGCCCGGGCGTGGTCAGAGAGTTGACCTTCCGGGTGCTCGCGAGCGAGCAAGGCGGCGGCCTGCGCGCGGCGCTGACCCACGGCGGCCATTTCGGCCGCATCGCGAAGGCCTTGCGCCGCATCCACAGCCAGTACGACCGCGACCTGGATGTGGCGACGCTGGCCAACGAGGCGAGCATGAGCGTCCCGGCATTCCATGCGCACTTCAAGGCGGTTACCGCCACCTCGCCGATCCAGTACATCAAGGCGATGCGCCTGCACCAGGCGAGGCTGCTGATGATACGTGGCGGGCTCACCGCGCTCACCGCGTCCGAGCGCGTCGGCTACGAGAGCGCTTCCCAGTTCAGCCGCGAGTTCAAGCGAATGTTCGGACGCAGCCCGTTGGAGGAAGCCCGACACCTGAAGGACGTACTGAACCTGTCCTCCCCCGCGCGGCCGGGCACCGCGCAAGCTCGAACCCTGTCCTCCTAG
- a CDS encoding helix-turn-helix domain-containing protein, whose amino-acid sequence MSDAPRSSAEALDLHIPGRCMASSGGRAWEDLLVQIFEREPSQESLLVPAVPEPLVVWVLAGTATVEERELGGAWHANTVSVGDFFLTHAAEPYELRWAAEGRGPFAVMHLYLGLPLLQRAFQEVFPGAGELELRDVSGARDAVLCALLEPLRAELVSGHEPSGMFVQGLAQSLAVHLVRRYGGVAQTKRRPRGGLPAFKLRRAMALMEQELAQEFQLGRLARAADLSEFHFCRAFKQNTGYAPSRYFIRMRMERARRLLRETSRSIIEIGLEVGYSSASHFSQVFRRETGVTPSEYRGHA is encoded by the coding sequence ATGTCCGACGCCCCGCGCAGCTCAGCCGAAGCGCTCGACCTGCACATACCCGGCCGCTGCATGGCCAGCAGCGGTGGGCGCGCCTGGGAGGACCTGCTGGTGCAGATCTTCGAGCGCGAGCCGAGCCAGGAGAGCTTGCTCGTCCCCGCGGTCCCCGAGCCCTTGGTGGTGTGGGTACTGGCCGGTACGGCGACGGTGGAGGAACGCGAACTGGGCGGTGCCTGGCACGCCAACACGGTGTCGGTCGGCGATTTCTTCCTCACCCACGCGGCCGAACCCTACGAGCTGCGCTGGGCCGCCGAGGGCCGCGGGCCGTTCGCCGTCATGCATCTCTATCTGGGATTGCCGCTGCTGCAGCGCGCCTTCCAGGAAGTGTTCCCCGGCGCGGGCGAACTGGAGTTGCGCGACGTCTCCGGCGCGCGCGACGCCGTCCTGTGCGCCTTGCTGGAACCGTTGCGTGCGGAGCTGGTGTCGGGCCACGAACCCAGCGGCATGTTCGTGCAGGGCCTCGCGCAGAGCCTGGCAGTCCATCTGGTCCGACGCTACGGCGGCGTCGCCCAGACCAAGCGGCGCCCGCGTGGCGGCCTGCCCGCGTTCAAGCTTCGCCGCGCGATGGCGCTGATGGAACAGGAACTGGCACAGGAGTTCCAGCTCGGCCGCCTGGCCCGCGCTGCCGACCTCAGCGAGTTCCACTTTTGCAGGGCGTTCAAGCAGAACACCGGCTATGCGCCCTCGCGCTACTTCATCCGAATGCGGATGGAGCGCGCGCGGCGCCTGTTGCGCGAAACGTCGCGCTCGATCATCGAGATCGGCCTGGAAGTGGGCTATTCCAGCGCCAGCCATTTCTCCCAGGTGTTCCGGCGCGAGACCGGCGTCACTCCCAGCGAGTACCGCGGCCACGCCTGA
- a CDS encoding SDR family oxidoreductase encodes MDLKDKIALVTGASSGIGAATALKLAANGVKVGLAARRVDRLQALVDQIKSAGGEAIAIEMDVVDAASVQAGVKRLADAYGSIDILFNNAGLMPISDVESLKTDEWHRMVDVNIKGLLNSTAAVLPYMQKQRQGHIFNTSSIAGRKVFPGLSVYCATKHAVTAFSEGLRLEVAKKYNIRVTCIQPGAVDTELFEHVSDKGYREQMEGLREQMAFLKASDIADTILFALQAPDYVNVAELFVLPTDQPW; translated from the coding sequence ATGGATCTCAAGGACAAAATCGCTCTGGTCACCGGCGCATCCAGCGGCATCGGCGCCGCCACCGCCCTGAAACTGGCCGCCAACGGCGTCAAGGTGGGCCTAGCCGCCCGCCGCGTCGACCGCCTGCAGGCATTGGTCGACCAGATCAAGTCCGCCGGCGGCGAGGCCATCGCCATCGAGATGGATGTGGTCGATGCCGCGTCGGTCCAGGCCGGCGTCAAGCGACTGGCCGACGCCTACGGCAGCATCGACATCCTGTTCAACAACGCCGGCCTGATGCCCATCTCCGATGTCGAGTCGCTCAAGACCGACGAATGGCATCGCATGGTCGACGTCAACATCAAGGGCTTGTTGAACAGCACAGCAGCGGTTCTGCCCTACATGCAGAAGCAGCGCCAAGGCCACATCTTCAATACCTCGTCCATCGCCGGCCGCAAGGTCTTTCCGGGCCTGTCGGTGTACTGCGCCACCAAGCACGCGGTCACCGCGTTCTCCGAAGGCCTGCGCCTGGAAGTGGCGAAGAAGTACAACATCCGCGTGACCTGCATCCAGCCGGGTGCCGTGGACACCGAGCTGTTCGAGCACGTGAGCGACAAGGGCTACCGCGAACAGATGGAGGGCCTGCGCGAGCAGATGGCGTTCCTGAAGGCGTCCGATATCGCCGATACCATCCTGTTCGCGCTGCAGGCGCCGGATTACGTGAACGTGGCCGAGCTGTTCGTGCTGCCCACCGATCAGCCCTGGTAA
- a CDS encoding putative quinol monooxygenase, translating to MTAISKIAFFAARRGEEAKLGQQLLALVGPSRAEPGSLRYEVLQDGHDDGLWTVLEDWRSEADFHFHMATDYVRTFMRQVPSLCDGEPDIRTYHKRSTSDRRRFPGDEHAN from the coding sequence ATGACCGCGATCAGCAAGATCGCCTTCTTCGCTGCCAGGCGCGGCGAAGAGGCGAAGCTCGGTCAGCAGTTGCTGGCCCTGGTCGGCCCCAGCCGGGCCGAACCCGGCAGCCTGCGCTACGAAGTCCTCCAGGACGGTCACGACGATGGACTGTGGACCGTTCTTGAGGACTGGCGCTCGGAGGCCGATTTCCACTTCCACATGGCGACGGACTACGTGCGGACGTTCATGCGGCAGGTGCCGTCGCTGTGCGACGGCGAGCCGGATATCCGCACCTACCACAAGCGCTCGACCAGCGACCGCCGCCGGTTTCCTGGAGACGAACATGCGAACTGA
- a CDS encoding oxidoreductase, with amino-acid sequence MRTENTTWLITGCSSGFGRQLALHLLREGRQVVATARRLDSIEDLGAHANATLLALDVTDAGQCASVVAEVQRRLGRLDVVVNNAGIGYFAAVEETPPSAIDRLFAVNYRGTANMIQAALPVMRAQRRGTLANLTSIGGLCGYPAVGHYCASKFAVEGLSDALRHEVAPLGIHVMTIEPSAFRTEWAGSAEAAADAIADYDATAGQARRAYHQSVGRQPGDPARAAAAIVQAIDAQSPPERLLLGQRAHEDAVRKIDRMREEFLRWRDAAINADFPQT; translated from the coding sequence ATGCGAACTGAAAACACCACATGGTTGATCACCGGCTGCTCCAGCGGATTCGGACGGCAGCTGGCACTGCACCTGTTACGCGAAGGGCGCCAGGTCGTGGCGACGGCGCGGCGCCTGGACAGCATCGAAGACCTCGGCGCGCACGCCAACGCCACCCTGCTCGCGTTGGACGTGACCGACGCCGGCCAGTGCGCCAGCGTCGTCGCCGAGGTCCAGCGGCGGCTCGGCAGGCTCGACGTAGTCGTCAACAACGCCGGCATCGGCTACTTCGCCGCGGTCGAGGAAACGCCGCCGAGCGCGATCGACCGGCTGTTCGCGGTGAACTACCGCGGCACGGCCAACATGATCCAGGCCGCGCTGCCGGTGATGCGTGCGCAGCGCCGCGGCACGCTGGCCAACCTCACGTCCATCGGTGGCCTGTGCGGCTATCCGGCAGTAGGCCACTACTGCGCCAGCAAGTTCGCCGTCGAGGGTCTGTCGGACGCGCTGCGCCACGAAGTCGCGCCGCTGGGCATCCATGTCATGACGATCGAGCCCAGCGCGTTCCGCACCGAGTGGGCGGGCTCGGCCGAAGCCGCGGCCGATGCGATCGCCGACTACGACGCCACCGCCGGCCAGGCGCGGCGCGCCTATCACCAGTCGGTCGGCCGGCAACCGGGAGATCCGGCCCGCGCCGCCGCGGCCATCGTGCAGGCGATCGACGCGCAGAGCCCGCCCGAACGGCTGTTGCTCGGCCAGCGCGCCCATGAGGACGCCGTGCGCAAGATCGATCGCATGCGCGAGGAATTCCTGCGCTGGCGCGATGCCGCGATCAATGCCGACTTCCCGCAAACCTGA
- a CDS encoding SDR family NAD(P)-dependent oxidoreductase produces MNRFNDKVVLVTGGGSGIGLATARRFLDEGASVAIAGRNRQRLEAASAALPADRVLLVAADVAVRTECDALVAATVQRFGRLDTVVNAAGMNLVGSLSDTTDADWRQCMGADLDSIFYIVRAALPHLRASRGSIVNVGSVSSLGGGWSHAAYCAAKAAVANLTRSIACDNGRHGVRANTVCPGLTITAMVDGIMDDAALLQKAWERIPLRRAAEPQEVAAAIAFLASEEAAYITGIALPVDGGQTCTDGGPEWGK; encoded by the coding sequence ATGAATCGTTTCAACGACAAGGTCGTGCTCGTCACCGGCGGCGGCTCCGGAATCGGACTGGCCACCGCGCGGCGCTTCCTCGACGAAGGCGCCAGCGTGGCGATCGCCGGCCGCAATCGCCAACGCCTCGAGGCCGCCTCGGCCGCGTTGCCCGCCGACCGCGTGTTGCTCGTCGCGGCGGACGTGGCCGTGCGCACGGAGTGCGATGCGCTGGTGGCCGCCACCGTGCAGCGCTTCGGGCGCCTGGATACCGTGGTCAACGCCGCCGGAATGAATCTGGTCGGCTCGCTCAGCGACACCACCGACGCCGATTGGCGGCAGTGCATGGGCGCCGATCTGGACAGCATCTTCTACATCGTGCGCGCCGCGCTGCCGCACCTGCGCGCCAGCCGCGGCTCGATCGTCAATGTCGGTTCGGTTTCCTCCCTGGGCGGCGGTTGGAGCCACGCCGCGTACTGCGCCGCCAAGGCGGCCGTGGCCAACCTGACCCGATCCATCGCCTGCGACAACGGCCGCCACGGCGTGCGCGCCAACACCGTGTGCCCGGGACTGACCATCACCGCGATGGTGGACGGCATCATGGACGATGCAGCCTTGTTGCAGAAGGCGTGGGAGCGGATCCCGTTGCGCCGCGCCGCCGAGCCGCAGGAAGTGGCCGCGGCGATCGCCTTCCTGGCGAGCGAAGAAGCCGCCTATATCACCGGCATCGCGCTGCCGGTCGACGGCGGCCAGACCTGCACCGACGGCGGCCCCGAATGGGGCAAGTGA
- a CDS encoding flavin reductase family protein, whose amino-acid sequence MKIPEKQDFPLTDIRRYLEPGPIVLVSSRWRERNNIMTMGWHMMLGFSPALFACYIWSGNHSFEPIRRSRQCVVNLPTADMVDTVVGIGNCTGADGIDKFQKFGLTAQPACHVDAPLIAQCHANFECKLVDDRQVDEYGMFIWEVVKAHVAASPKRPQTLHYRGDAEFMVAGSHIRRRSRFKPQNL is encoded by the coding sequence ATGAAAATCCCAGAGAAACAGGACTTTCCCCTGACCGATATCCGACGCTATCTGGAACCGGGCCCGATCGTGCTGGTCAGTTCCCGCTGGCGAGAACGCAACAACATCATGACGATGGGCTGGCACATGATGCTCGGCTTCTCGCCTGCGCTGTTCGCCTGCTATATCTGGAGCGGAAACCATAGTTTCGAACCGATTCGCCGCAGCCGCCAGTGCGTGGTCAACCTGCCCACCGCCGACATGGTCGATACGGTCGTGGGCATCGGCAATTGCACGGGCGCCGACGGCATCGACAAGTTCCAGAAATTCGGCCTCACCGCGCAACCGGCATGCCATGTCGACGCGCCACTCATCGCCCAATGCCATGCCAACTTCGAGTGCAAGCTCGTCGACGACCGGCAAGTCGACGAGTACGGCATGTTCATCTGGGAGGTCGTGAAGGCGCATGTCGCCGCATCCCCAAAGCGCCCACAAACCTTGCACTATCGCGGCGATGCGGAGTTCATGGTCGCAGGCAGCCACATCCGCCGGCGCAGCAGGTTCAAGCCGCAGAATCTGTAA
- a CDS encoding NADP-dependent oxidoreductase, with protein sequence MSDVMKAVRLHTFGGPDVLVYEDAPKPTVNPGEVLVRVHAVGVNPPDWYLREGYTMLPPEWQPRMAFPIIPGTDISGVVAALADDVDGFAVGDQVYAMVRFPAGLNGESRAYAEYVAVPAAELAHKPAGIDHVHAAAAPMSLLTAWQFIIEQGHNVPNPLQPRQHEPVPLDGKSVLINGAGGGVGHLLVQLAKWRGAHVIAVGSGKHAAMLGELGADEYHDYALTDVAETVRGLDLVVDAVGGAQSSRFLRTIKPGGALFPVFGLDYDDNGEASRRGVTVSTTQVVSSGAQLAQIGPLLDDGTIRVVIDSIFPLADARLAHERAARGNLQGKIVLSVV encoded by the coding sequence ATGAGCGACGTGATGAAAGCGGTTCGGCTGCATACGTTCGGCGGCCCGGACGTTCTGGTTTACGAAGATGCGCCCAAGCCGACGGTCAACCCCGGCGAGGTCTTGGTCCGTGTCCACGCGGTCGGGGTGAATCCACCCGACTGGTATCTGCGCGAGGGCTACACAATGCTGCCTCCGGAATGGCAGCCGCGGATGGCGTTTCCCATCATTCCGGGTACGGACATCTCGGGGGTCGTCGCGGCGCTCGCCGATGACGTCGACGGATTTGCGGTCGGCGATCAGGTCTACGCGATGGTGCGCTTTCCAGCGGGCCTGAATGGGGAAAGCCGCGCCTATGCGGAGTACGTCGCAGTGCCAGCCGCAGAGCTCGCTCACAAGCCTGCGGGTATCGATCACGTTCATGCGGCCGCGGCGCCCATGTCGCTCCTGACGGCGTGGCAATTCATCATCGAGCAAGGACACAACGTGCCGAACCCGCTACAGCCGCGCCAGCATGAGCCGGTGCCGCTCGACGGCAAGTCCGTCCTCATCAACGGGGCAGGCGGTGGCGTCGGTCATTTGCTGGTCCAGTTGGCGAAGTGGCGCGGCGCGCACGTCATCGCTGTGGGGTCCGGCAAGCACGCGGCCATGCTGGGTGAGCTTGGTGCCGATGAGTATCATGACTACGCGCTTACGGATGTCGCTGAGACCGTACGCGGGCTCGACCTCGTGGTCGATGCGGTTGGCGGCGCCCAGAGCAGCCGGTTCCTCCGGACGATCAAGCCTGGCGGCGCCCTGTTTCCAGTCTTCGGCCTGGACTATGACGACAACGGCGAGGCATCCCGGCGCGGAGTGACAGTATCGACCACGCAGGTGGTTTCGAGCGGAGCGCAGCTCGCGCAGATCGGTCCCCTTCTGGACGACGGGACCATCCGCGTCGTAATCGACAGCATCTTTCCCTTGGCCGATGCGCGCCTGGCACATGAGCGTGCCGCCAGGGGCAATCTGCAAGGGAAGATCGTCCTGAGCGTCGTTTGA
- a CDS encoding LysR family transcriptional regulator, with the protein MKEQVAFERLTGLLAFARAGSLGSYTSAARSLGVSPSAVSKSVQRLEQRLGLSLFTRTTRSLTLTAEGRDLHERALRLLRDAEEIEQVATAARAQPSGTLRVATSLPIGLHLVAPCLPAFRAQNPGVTVDLRLDDHYIDIVDQSVDVAVRLGELADSRLISRRLAHLRLCAFAAPAYLAAHGTPSHPDELEYHQTVNLRFKSTGHLFRWPFEVGGREVETVPAAGIIVDASEAVIATVTAGGGIGVLATFIAAPYVARGELLPVLSEFAVTRYGITALWPESRRSNPAVRAFIDHLQEAARKIETNG; encoded by the coding sequence ATGAAGGAACAAGTTGCATTCGAGCGTCTGACAGGCTTGCTGGCATTTGCGCGGGCCGGGTCGCTCGGCAGCTACACCTCGGCGGCGCGTTCCCTTGGGGTGTCTCCCTCCGCGGTGAGCAAGAGCGTCCAGCGCTTGGAACAGCGACTAGGGCTGTCTCTGTTCACACGGACGACCAGGTCGCTGACGCTCACAGCCGAGGGCCGTGACCTCCACGAGCGTGCATTGCGGCTTCTCAGGGATGCCGAAGAAATCGAGCAGGTCGCCACCGCCGCTCGCGCCCAGCCGTCCGGCACTCTCCGGGTCGCCACCTCGCTGCCGATCGGCCTTCACCTCGTCGCACCCTGTCTTCCGGCGTTCCGTGCGCAGAATCCAGGCGTTACCGTCGACCTGAGGCTTGACGACCATTACATCGATATCGTCGACCAAAGCGTCGACGTAGCAGTGCGGCTAGGCGAGTTAGCGGACTCGCGACTCATCTCGCGGCGACTCGCGCATTTGCGACTGTGCGCCTTCGCAGCGCCCGCATATCTCGCTGCACATGGAACGCCTTCCCATCCTGACGAGCTTGAATACCACCAGACGGTAAACCTCCGTTTCAAGAGCACCGGCCACTTGTTCCGCTGGCCTTTCGAGGTGGGTGGGCGTGAGGTCGAAACAGTTCCAGCCGCGGGCATAATTGTTGACGCGAGCGAGGCCGTGATCGCCACGGTGACGGCGGGCGGGGGCATTGGCGTCTTGGCGACGTTCATCGCTGCTCCGTACGTGGCGCGCGGTGAGCTGTTGCCCGTGCTGAGCGAGTTCGCGGTTACTCGATATGGAATCACCGCCCTGTGGCCGGAAAGCCGCCGCAGCAATCCGGCGGTTCGCGCGTTCATCGATCATCTTCAAGAGGCTGCGCGCAAGATCGAGACGAACGGCTAG